The Pelmatolapia mariae isolate MD_Pm_ZW linkage group LG10_11, Pm_UMD_F_2, whole genome shotgun sequence genome includes a region encoding these proteins:
- the LOC134635678 gene encoding potassium voltage-gated channel subfamily S member 2-like, whose amino-acid sequence MTGQVLGEPCGGAHTDENAAIRINVGGFKKRLQSDTLSRFPETRLARLLHCHSKESILELCDDYDDTEKEFYFDRNPALFPYVLNFYNTGRLHVMAELCIFSFSQEIEYWGINEFFIDSCCSSSYHCRKMDQDREDWDDRSDEGSTTSSFDELLEFYNDASKFDKQLFGSARRRIWLMLDNPGYSVASRIISILSILVVLGSIATMCMNSMSEFSLLDSEGQPTEDPRFETVEHFGIGWFTLELVARFVVAPDLLHFFDHPLNVIDLVSILPFYLTLLINLVAESSPALANLGRVAQVLRLMRIFRILKLARHSTGLRSLGATLRNSYKEVGLLLLYLAVGVSFFSVMAYTVEKEDNEDLTTIPACWWWATVSMTTVGYGDVVPVSIAGKLTASACILAGILVVVLPITLIFNKFSLFYKRQKQLEIAMRSCDFDEGIKEVPSVNLRNYYAHKVKSLMASLSNMSRSSPSEQSLNESIH is encoded by the coding sequence ATGACAGGTCAGGTCCTGGGGGAACCGTGCGGCGGGGCTCACACGGATGAAAACGCCGCCATCCGCATCAACGTGGGCGGCTTCAAGAAACGTCTCCAGTCGGACACTCTCTCCCGGTTTCCCGAGACGAGGCTCGCGCGTCTGCTCCACTGCCACTCTAAAGAGTCCATCCTGGAACTGTGCGATGACTACGACGACACGGAGAAAGAGTTTTACTTCGACAGGAACCCAGCGCTCTTTCCCTACGTGTTGAATTTTTACAACACGGGGCGGCTGCACGTCATGGCCGAGCTGTGCATCTTCTCTTTCAGTCAGGAGATCGAGTACTGGGGCATTAACGAGTTCTTCATCGACTCCTGCTGCAGCAGCTCCTACCACTGTAGAAAAATGGACCAGGACCGGGAAGACTGGGATGACCGCAGCGATGAAGGAAGCACTACTTCATCTTTTGACGAGCTGTTGGAGTTTTACAACGACGCCTCCAAGTTTGATAAGCAGCTGTTCGGGAGCGCACGGAGGCGCATCTGGTTGATGCTGGATAACCCCGGCTACTCCGTGGCCAGCCGCATCATCAGCATCCTCTCCATCCTGGTGGTGCTCGGCTCCATAGCCACTATGTGCATGAACAGTATGAGTGAGTTCAGCCTGCTGGACAGCGAAGGCCAGCCAACAGAGGACCCACGTTTCGAAACTGTGGAGCATTTTGGCATCGGCTGGTTCACTCTGGAGCTGGTGGCCAGGTTCGTTGTGGCGCCAGATCTGCTGCACTTCTTCGATCATCCGTTAAATGTGATAGACCTGGTGTCCATACTTCCGTTTTACCTGACACTTCTCATAAACCTGGTGGCGGAGAGCAGCCCCGCACTGGCAAATCTAGGACGCGTTGCGCAAGTGCTGCGGCTGATGAGAATTTTCCGCATCTTGAAGCTGGCCCGTCATTCCACTGGGCTCCGCTCCCTGGGAGCCACACTCAGGAACAGCTACAAAGAAGTGGGGCTTTTGCTCCTCTACTTGGCAGTCGGGGTGTCGTTTTTCTCCGTCATGGCCTATACGGTGGAGAAAGAGGATAACGAGGATCTCACCACCATTCCGGCATGCTGGTGGTGGGCCACCGTCAGCATGACCACCGTGGGATACGGTGATGTGGTGCCGGTGTCTATTGCCGGCAAACTAACCGCCTCTGCGTGCATCCTGGCCGGGATCTTAGTAGTTGTGCTTCCGATTACGCTCATTTTCAACAAATTCTCCCTCTTCTACAAGAGACAGAAACAGCTGGAGATCGCAATGAGAAGCTGCGACTTCGACGAGGGGATAAAAGAGGTGCCCTCCGTCAACCTGAGGAATTATTACGCACACAAAGTCAAATCCCTCATGGCCAGCTTGTCAAACATGAGCCGGAGTTCACCCAGTGAACAGAGTTTAAACGAATCAATACACTGA